Proteins found in one Planctomycetes bacterium MalM25 genomic segment:
- the cysK gene encoding Cysteine synthase, which yields MPRNRTYDNAAMAIGDTPMIKINRLVPEGHATVFAKCEFFQPLNSVKDRIGAAMIEAGERDGHIKADTHIVEPTSGNTGIALAFVCAAKGYKLTLTMPESMSVERRTLLKALGANLVLTPAAEGMKGAIGKATELAAEPGAWMPQQFENPANPAIHEATTGPEIWEDSGHDIDAIIAGVGTGGTITGSSRFLKKQNADFKAIAVEPVDSPVIGGGSPGPHKIQGIGAGFIPGNLDTDLVDEVVTVSNEEAFQWARRLSKEEGIMAGISSGANMCAAAKVAARPEMAGKRIVTIMCSLGERYLSTPLFEGLAD from the coding sequence ATGCCCCGCAACCGCACGTACGACAACGCCGCCATGGCGATCGGCGACACGCCGATGATCAAGATCAACCGCTTGGTGCCCGAGGGCCACGCTACCGTGTTCGCCAAGTGCGAGTTCTTCCAGCCGCTCAACAGCGTGAAGGACCGGATCGGCGCCGCCATGATCGAGGCGGGCGAGCGCGACGGGCACATCAAGGCCGACACGCACATCGTCGAGCCGACCAGCGGCAACACGGGCATCGCGTTGGCGTTCGTCTGCGCGGCGAAGGGCTACAAGCTGACGCTCACGATGCCCGAGAGCATGTCGGTCGAACGCCGCACGCTGCTCAAGGCGCTCGGCGCCAACCTAGTGCTCACCCCCGCCGCCGAGGGCATGAAGGGCGCGATCGGCAAGGCGACCGAGCTCGCCGCGGAGCCGGGCGCTTGGATGCCGCAGCAGTTTGAGAACCCGGCCAACCCGGCCATCCACGAGGCGACGACCGGCCCCGAGATCTGGGAAGACTCCGGCCACGACATCGACGCGATCATCGCGGGCGTCGGCACGGGCGGCACGATCACCGGCAGCAGCCGCTTCCTCAAGAAGCAGAACGCCGACTTCAAGGCGATCGCCGTCGAGCCGGTTGACTCGCCCGTTATCGGCGGCGGCTCGCCCGGCCCGCACAAGATCCAGGGCATCGGCGCCGGTTTCATCCCGGGCAACCTCGACACCGACCTGGTCGACGAAGTCGTCACGGTCAGCAACGAGGAGGCGTTCCAGTGGGCCCGTCGCCTGTCGAAAGAAGAGGGCATCATGGCGGGCATCAGCAGCGGGGCCAACATGTGCGCCGCCGCGAAGGTCGCCGCCCGCCCCGAGATGGCGGGCAAGCGGATCGTCACGATCATGTGCTCGCTCGGCGAGCGGTACCTGTCGACGCCGCTGTTCGAGGGGCTCGCGGACTGA